A region of Antedon mediterranea chromosome 8, ecAntMedi1.1, whole genome shotgun sequence DNA encodes the following proteins:
- the LOC140056202 gene encoding mitochondrial inner membrane m-AAA protease component paraplegin-like produces the protein MSNFLHIWKSITNKCELEIYRRISLRKLSRPYVYHQQKGHVGGLGLNYWPQCLCDNRDRLFHRENSENKHYKCKQTVTNSSFSTNKHSKQLRKEVKALSHVIRNSNLLQSPKLHTLIGQGNVHLLHTTSSSRLNDPNNSKDDRRPDEDNESPPHGSEGDNVRTVIALLVILTLLNLLSKGEEAQNISWQTFLNEMLAKGEVKSVSVTYYDGKDGTSSNPASDVVRVYLQDGARIFDRQIGRGNQPNYYRMRVGNIATFEEKLRKAEEELGIPSNDRIPINYSHSSPDGISNIFLTVAFLGALFYLFRAAMKSGGGINSIMQITKPKFTIVDSKGKGVTFSDVAGLKEAKQEVMEFVDYLKTPQKFQELGAKVPKGALLLGPPGCGKTLLAKAVATEADVPFLAMAGSEFVEMIGGLGAARVRNLFKEARKRAPCIVYIDEVDAIGRKRTENTSSGGSGEEEQTLNQLLVEMDGMGTQEGVIMLASTNRADVLDKALLRPGRFDRHILIDIPTLAERKEIFEQHLKVLTLEKEPPAYSKRLAQLSPGMSGADIANICNEAALHAARENNKVIKGDDFEFAVERIVAGAAKKSTSLSKDERLIVAYHESGHALTGWLLEHTDALMRVSIVPRANASLGFTQYLPSDQKLYSKEQLFDKVCMALGGRVAESIIFNKVTTGAQDDLKRVTKMVYAQVRTYGLSDVIGNMSFPEVESNEVGKKPYSQYLQQMIDQEANKLIAQAYKRTEKILLDNTDTLKKLASTLFEKEVLNYDDIVALIGQPAYGEKKKIEFDEFSLIDTGDDNSKNVEDT, from the exons ATGTCCAATTTCTTGCATATATGGAAAAGTATTACCAACAAGTGTGAATTAGAGATTTATCGTCGAATTAGTCTCCGTAAACTTTCTAGGCCGTACGTGTATCATCAACAGAAAGGTCATGTagggggcctaggcctaaattattGGCCTCAATGTTTGTGTGACAACAGGGACAGATTGTTCCACCGAGAGAACTCTGAAAATAAGCATTATAAGTGTAAACAAACTGTTACTAACTCCTCGTTTTCTACAAAC aAACATTCTAAACAATTGAGGAAAGAAGTTAAAGCATTGTCACATGTTATACGAAACTCTAACCTGTTGCAATCACCTAAATTACATACACTCATAGGTCAAG GAAATGTGCATCTTTTGCATACTACGAGTAGTAGTAGGTTGAACGACCCTAACAACTCAAAAGACGACAGAAGACCAGATGAGGACAATG agTCACCTCCACATGGTTCCGAGGGTGACAACGTGCGCACCGTCATTGCCTTACTCGTGATCCTTACTCTACTAAACTTATTGTCAAAAGGTGAAGAGGCTCAAAATATCTCTTGGCAAACATTTCTAAATGAAATGCTAGCAAAAGGAGAg GTTAAGTCTGTATCAGTGACTTATTACGACGGCAAGGATGGCACCTCTTCTAACCCAGCATCTGATGTTGTTCGAGTGTACCTTCAAGATGGAGCAAGAATATTTGATCGACAG ATTGGACGAGGAAATCAACCAAACTACTATCGTATGAGAGTGGGCAACATTGCAACGTTTGAAGAGAAACTTAGAAAGGCAGAAGAAGAACTTGGAATTCCGTCAAATGACCGA ATTCCTATAAACTACAGCCATTCAAGTCCTGATGGTATTAGCAACATATTCCTGACTGTTGCATTTCTTGGTGCGTTGTTCTATTTGTTCCGTGCAGCTATGAAAAGTGGCGGAGGAATTAATTCAATTATGCAGATAA ccaAACCAAAGTTCACAATAGTTGATTCCAAAGGCAAGGGTGTGACATTCTCTGATGTAGCTGGGTTAAAAGAGGCAAAGCAAGAGGTTATGGAGTTTGTAGACTATCTCAAAACACCTCAAAAATTTCAAGAACTTGGGGCTAAG GTTCCAAAAGGTGCTTTATTGCTAGGCCCTCCAGGCTGTGGTAAGACCTTACTTGCTAAGGCTGTAGCCACTGAGGCTGATGTTCCATTTCTAGCCATGGCAGGCTCTGAGTTTGTGGAGATGATTGGTGGGCTTGGTGCAGCTAGGGTACGAAATCTGTTTAAGGAGGCAAGAAAAAGAGCACcttgtattgtttatattgatGAAGTTGATGCTATAGGAAGGAAAAGGACAGAAAA CACTTCAAGTGGAGGTTCAGGGGAGGAGGAACAGACATTGAACCAGCTTTTGGTTGAAATGGATGGAATGGGAACACAGGAGGGCGTTATCATGTTAGCTTCTACTAATAGAGCTGATGTCCTTGATAAA GCGTTGCTTCGTCCAGGTCGATTCGATAGACACATTTTGATTGACATTCCAACATTGGCTGAGCGAAAGGAGATCTTTGAACAGCATCTGAAAGTCCTAACACTTGAAAAAGAACCACCTGCATATTCTAAACGACTTGCTCAACTCTCTCCAGGAATGAGTG GGGCAGATATAGCAAACATTTGTAACGAAGCAGCCTTACATGCCGCACGTGAAAACAACAAGGTCATAAAAGGAGATGACTTTGAGTTCGCGGTTGAACGAATCGTAGCAGGAGCAGCCAAAAAAAGCACCTCGTTGTCAAAGGACGAAAGGCTTATAGTAGCTTATCATGAATCCGGACATGCGTTAACTGGTTGGTTGCTGGAACACACAGATGCGTTGATGAGGGTGTCAATAGTACCGCGTGCCAACGCATCTCTTGGGTTTACGCAATATCTTCCATCTGATCAGAAGCTGTACTCAAAGGAGCAGTTGTTTGATAAAGTGTGTATGGCCCTTGGTGGCAGAGTAGCTGAGTCTATTATCTTTAATAAAGTAACGACAG GAGCACAGGATGATCTTAAAAGAGTAACCAAGATGGTGTATGCTCAAGTACGTACTTATGGCCTGAGTGATGTCATAGGAAATATGTCATTCCCAGAGGTGGAATCAAATGAAGTAGGCAAGAAACCATACAGTCAGTACCTACAGCAAATGATTGACCAG GAAGCGAATAAACTAATTGCTCAAGCTTATAAACGAACAGAAAAGATTTTACTTGACAATACAGATACACTCAAAAAG ctTGCGTCAACTCTGTTTGAAAAAGAGGTTCTAAATTATGATGACATTGTCGCACTGATCGGTCAGCCAGCTTACGGAGAGAAGAAGAAGATTGAATTTGACGAATTTTCTCTCATCGATACTGGCGATGATAATTCCAAAAATGTAGAagatacataa